In one Diabrotica virgifera virgifera chromosome 5, PGI_DIABVI_V3a genomic region, the following are encoded:
- the LOC126885722 gene encoding uncharacterized protein LOC126885722, which translates to MVYKKRMKYPRENIQKAIEDINLKRLSIRQASKIYNVPKSTLLDTMKEKYKTPGNIGGPTVLSSSEEDLIIKWIIEMGNVGFPVTRSQLVDSVSKLIQNLKRKTPFKNYIPGKKWYNGFLARHPEISKRVPQSLSSCRAAVTEQNIRNWFTQVRDYMTKMNFLHILENPKRIFNCDESGFYLSPQEKQVLVRKGAKKVYSRIANDEKECLTVLLTVGADGSVPPPLVLYPYKRYVSAAIITNMPNQWGVGHSESGWMTSETFYEYVTNVFFPWLEKNSVPLPVILFLDGHSSHINLPITEFCKEKGIILTAFYPNATHRLQPLDVGVFYPIKNNWRKDVRSWRMENNGRKLQRAEFAKLLDKTLKATVCTSIIKSAFESCGLFPFNENRIDYSKLIKPIEQKDSDDKITESTSTTTVNVYDSKLLREVEIRLKPEVVNRFRIAESAAQLEEKYVALYDF; encoded by the coding sequence ATGGTATACAAAAAGCGGATGAAGTATCCCCGAGAGAATATCCAAAAAGCTATAGAAGATATTAATTTGAAACGTTTAAGTATTCGACAAGCCTCCAAAATATACAATGTGCCTAAAAGTACTTTGTTAGATACTATGAAAGAAAAGTACAAAACTCCGGGCAATATTGGAGGGCCAACAGTTTTGTCCAGTTCCGAAGAAGACTTGATTATAAAATGGATAATCGAAATGGGTAACGTGGGATTCCCGGTAACAAGATCTCAACTTGTTGATTCTGTTTCAAAACTAATTCAAAATTTGAAACGaaaaaccccatttaaaaattacatacctgGTAAAAAATGGTACAATGGTTTTCTCGCTCGTCATCCAGAAATTTCAAAACGTGTTCCACAATCACTATCTTCTTGTAGAGCCGCAGTTACGGAACAAAATATAAGAAATTGGTTTACCCAAGTTCGGGATTATAtgacaaaaatgaattttttacaCATTCTTGAAAACCCCAAGAGAATATTCAATTGTGATGAAAGTGGTTTCTATTTATCCCCTCAAGAAAAACAAGTGTTGGTTAGAAAAGGTGCAAAAAAGGTATACAGTCGCATAGCTAATGACGAAAAAGAATGTCTTACAGTTTTGCTAACTGTTGGAGCTGATGGTTCTGTACCTCCGCCATTAGTTTTGTATCCCTACAAACGGTATGTGTCAGCTGCAATAATAACGAACATGCCAAACCAGTGGGGAGTTGGGCACTCTGAATCTGGTTGGATGACAAGTGAGACATTTTATGAATACGTTACAAATGTATTTTTTCCCTGGTTGGAAAAGAACAGTGTTCCACTCCCAGTGATATTGTTTCTGGATGGACACTCTTCCCACATCAATCTGCCTATTACTGAATTCTGCAAAGAAAAAGGTATTATTTTAACAGCATTTTACCCCAACGCAACTCACCGATTACAGCCGTTAGATGTTGGTGTTTTTTATCCCATTAAAAATAACTGGCGAAAAGATGTTCGATCTTGGCGTATGGAGAATAACGGAAGAAAACTTCAACGGGCTGAGTTTGCAAAACTCTTAGACAAAACTTTGAAGGCTACAGTCTGTACATCGATAATAAAAAGTGCATTTGAATCATGTGGACTCTTTCCGTTTAACGAAAATCGCATTGATTATTCAAAATTAATAAAACCAATAGAACAAAAAGATTCTGATGATAAAATAACTGAATCAACATCCACTACAACTGTTAATGTTTATGATTCTAAACTACTTCGAGAGGTAGAGATACGTTTAAAGCCAGAGGTTGTTAACCGTTTTAGGATTGCTGAATCAGCGGCCCAACTAGAAGAAAAATATGTAGCATTGTATGATTTCTAG